A genomic stretch from Pontivivens ytuae includes:
- a CDS encoding GFA family protein — protein sequence MSETTGHCLCGQIRWAFDGPRLWQKYCHCESCRRNCAAPVTAFVAVPVKQFRWIRREPAFYESSPGVVRRFCPTCGTPVAYSWEGLPEEIHVYATGLTDPHDFVPEAHDFWNERLAWLPLADDLPKETA from the coding sequence ATGAGCGAGACGACGGGACATTGCCTGTGCGGCCAGATCCGCTGGGCCTTCGACGGGCCGCGGCTCTGGCAGAAATACTGTCATTGCGAGAGCTGTCGGCGGAACTGCGCAGCGCCGGTGACGGCCTTCGTCGCGGTGCCGGTGAAGCAGTTCCGGTGGATCCGGCGGGAGCCTGCCTTCTACGAGTCCTCGCCCGGTGTCGTGCGGCGCTTCTGCCCCACCTGCGGGACGCCGGTGGCCTATAGCTGGGAGGGGCTGCCGGAGGAGATCCATGTCTACGCCACGGGCCTGACCGATCCGCATGATTTCGTGCCCGAGGCCCATGACTTCTGGAACGAGCGGCTGGCGTGGCTGCCGCTCGCCGACGACCTGCCGAAGGAGACGGCATGA
- a CDS encoding LysE family translocator — MTLAQLLIFIPAAFLVAMSPGANNLLAFSNGSRAGFGAAIRALAGRLVAFALMIGLVAAGLGAVLATSKLAFTLIKWAGAAYLLWLAVRMWSAPVEQGAPPPVRMMRAEFLTAMSNPKAVLLFTAFLPQFVVGDTGISGQLMALGVVYIAVEGAAAALWAGGGAWLGARALSAARRKIIDRAAALAMIGAAGLILRSERP; from the coding sequence ATGACGTTGGCCCAACTTCTGATCTTCATCCCCGCGGCGTTCCTGGTGGCGATGTCGCCGGGCGCGAACAACCTGCTCGCCTTCTCCAACGGCAGCCGGGCCGGGTTCGGGGCGGCGATCCGGGCACTGGCCGGGCGGCTGGTGGCCTTCGCGCTGATGATCGGGCTGGTGGCGGCGGGGCTCGGCGCGGTGCTGGCGACGTCGAAGCTTGCCTTCACGCTCATCAAATGGGCGGGTGCGGCGTACCTCCTGTGGCTCGCCGTGCGCATGTGGTCCGCGCCGGTGGAGCAGGGTGCGCCGCCGCCCGTGCGGATGATGCGGGCGGAGTTCCTGACGGCGATGTCGAACCCCAAGGCGGTGCTGCTCTTCACCGCGTTCCTGCCGCAATTCGTAGTCGGCGACACAGGCATTTCCGGGCAGCTCATGGCGCTGGGCGTGGTCTATATCGCGGTCGAGGGGGCGGCTGCGGCGCTCTGGGCCGGGGGCGGGGCCTGGCTCGGCGCACGAGCGCTGAGTGCGGCGCGCAGAAAAATCATCGACAGGGCCGCCGCGCTTGCCATGATCGGAGCCGCCGGGCTCATCCTGCGCAGCGAAAGACCATAA
- a CDS encoding GNAT family N-acetyltransferase, protein MKVFATDPTTPEAECVLAHSCAFLEARFPPERRFRLGVKDLGAQNVTFFLAEEEGMAVGCAAFVHQCEEWGQLKSMYVAPAARGSGAAQMLLDAVEAQARQAGVERLRVETCTGLEAAERFYAKNGFGQVGSVTSRSDGQPCTVYEKNLAPELVGAEVAAR, encoded by the coding sequence ATGAAAGTCTTTGCCACAGACCCGACAACGCCAGAGGCCGAATGCGTCCTCGCCCATAGTTGCGCCTTTCTGGAGGCGCGCTTCCCGCCCGAGCGGCGGTTTCGCCTGGGGGTGAAGGACCTCGGCGCGCAGAACGTCACCTTCTTCCTCGCGGAGGAGGAGGGGATGGCGGTCGGTTGCGCGGCCTTCGTCCACCAGTGCGAGGAATGGGGCCAGCTCAAGTCCATGTATGTCGCCCCTGCCGCGCGCGGCTCCGGTGCTGCGCAGATGCTGCTTGACGCGGTCGAGGCGCAGGCGCGGCAGGCCGGTGTCGAGCGCCTGCGGGTCGAGACCTGCACGGGGCTGGAGGCGGCCGAGCGGTTCTACGCCAAGAATGGCTTCGGTCAGGTCGGCTCGGTCACGTCGCGGTCGGACGGCCAGCCCTGCACGGTCTATGAAAAGAATCTTGCGCCGGAATTGGTTGGCGCGGAGGTCGCCGCCCGCTAG
- the scpA gene encoding methylmalonyl-CoA mutase, with protein sequence MTDWKALAEKELRGRPLDDLTWHTAEGIDVKPLYSEADLEGLEHLGTVPGHAPFVRGPRATMYAGRPWTIRQYAGFSTAEESNAFYRKALEAGQQGVSVAFDLATHRGYDSDHPRVVGDVGKAGVAIDSVEDMKILFDGIPLKDISVSMTMNGAVIPVLASFIVAGEEQGCSIADLSGTIQNDILKEFMVRNTYIYPPEPSMRIVSDIIGYTAQEMPRFNSISISGYHMQEAGANLVQELAFTLADGREYVRAALASGMDVDKFAGRLSFFFAIGMNFFMEAAKLRAARLLWHRIMSEFEPKKPQSLMLRTHCQTSGVSLQEQDPYNNVVRTAYEALAAVLGGTQSLHTNSFDEAIGLPTAHSSRIARNTQLILQEETGITNVIDPLAGSYYVEKLTADLAEAAWALIEEVEGLGGMTKAVASGMPKLRIEEAAAQKQARIDRGEEVIVGVNKYRRDEEEPIDVLDIDNVAVREAQVKRLEQIRASRDQAKCEAALAALEEAARGDGNLLAAAVEAARARASVGEISDAMEKVFGRHRAEVKTLAGVYGAAYEGDEGFAQIQRDVEAFAEAEGRRPRMLVVKMGQDGHDRGAKVIATAFADIGFDVDVGPLFQTPEEAAQDAVDNDVHVVGISSQAAGHKTLAPKLVEALKAQNAEDIIVVCGGVIPQQDYDFLRAAGVKAIFGPGTNIPEAAAGILRLIEEARQPKAAE encoded by the coding sequence ATGACCGACTGGAAAGCACTGGCGGAGAAGGAACTGCGGGGCCGTCCGCTCGACGACCTGACCTGGCACACGGCGGAGGGGATCGACGTGAAGCCGCTCTATAGCGAGGCGGACCTGGAGGGGCTGGAGCACCTGGGCACGGTGCCGGGCCACGCGCCCTTCGTCCGGGGACCGCGGGCGACGATGTATGCGGGGCGGCCCTGGACGATCCGGCAATATGCGGGGTTCTCGACGGCGGAGGAGTCGAATGCCTTCTACCGCAAGGCGCTGGAGGCGGGGCAGCAGGGGGTTTCGGTCGCCTTCGACCTCGCCACGCATCGCGGCTATGACAGCGACCACCCGCGCGTCGTCGGCGATGTGGGCAAGGCGGGCGTGGCCATCGACAGCGTGGAGGACATGAAGATCCTCTTCGACGGGATCCCGCTCAAGGACATCTCGGTCTCGATGACGATGAACGGGGCGGTGATCCCGGTGCTCGCGAGCTTCATCGTGGCGGGGGAGGAGCAGGGATGCTCCATCGCGGACCTGTCGGGGACCATCCAGAACGACATCCTCAAGGAGTTCATGGTCCGCAACACGTATATCTATCCGCCCGAGCCCAGCATGCGGATCGTGTCGGACATCATCGGGTACACCGCGCAGGAGATGCCGCGCTTCAACTCGATCTCCATCAGCGGCTACCACATGCAGGAGGCCGGGGCGAACCTGGTGCAGGAGCTGGCCTTCACACTCGCGGACGGGCGGGAATATGTGCGGGCGGCGCTGGCGTCCGGCATGGATGTGGACAAGTTCGCGGGACGGCTGAGCTTCTTTTTCGCCATCGGCATGAACTTCTTCATGGAGGCGGCGAAGCTGCGGGCGGCGCGGCTCCTGTGGCACCGGATCATGAGCGAGTTCGAGCCTAAAAAGCCGCAGAGCCTGATGCTGCGGACGCATTGCCAGACCTCCGGTGTGTCGTTGCAGGAGCAGGACCCCTACAACAACGTGGTGCGCACGGCCTATGAGGCGCTGGCGGCCGTGCTGGGTGGGACGCAGTCGCTGCACACCAACTCGTTTGATGAGGCGATCGGGCTGCCGACGGCGCATTCCAGCCGGATCGCGCGGAACACGCAGCTCATCTTGCAAGAGGAGACGGGGATCACCAACGTGATCGACCCATTGGCCGGCTCCTACTACGTCGAGAAGTTGACCGCCGATCTGGCGGAGGCCGCTTGGGCGCTGATCGAGGAGGTCGAGGGGCTCGGCGGTATGACCAAGGCCGTCGCCTCCGGCATGCCGAAGCTGCGGATCGAGGAGGCGGCCGCCCAGAAACAGGCCCGCATCGACCGGGGCGAGGAGGTCATCGTCGGCGTCAACAAGTACCGCCGCGACGAGGAGGAGCCGATCGACGTGCTCGACATCGACAATGTCGCGGTGCGCGAGGCGCAGGTGAAGCGGCTGGAGCAGATCCGCGCCAGCCGCGATCAGGCGAAATGCGAGGCGGCGCTGGCCGCACTGGAAGAGGCCGCGCGGGGCGACGGCAACCTGCTGGCCGCGGCGGTCGAGGCCGCGCGGGCGCGGGCGAGCGTGGGGGAGATTTCGGACGCGATGGAAAAGGTATTCGGACGGCACCGCGCCGAGGTGAAGACGCTCGCGGGCGTCTACGGCGCGGCTTACGAGGGTGACGAGGGCTTCGCCCAGATCCAGCGCGACGTGGAAGCGTTTGCGGAGGCCGAGGGGCGGCGGCCACGGATGCTGGTGGTCAAGATGGGGCAGGACGGGCACGACCGGGGCGCGAAGGTGATCGCCACGGCCTTCGCCGATATCGGCTTCGACGTCGATGTCGGCCCGCTGTTCCAGACGCCGGAGGAGGCCGCTCAGGACGCGGTGGACAACGACGTGCATGTGGTCGGGATCAGTTCGCAGGCGGCGGGGCACAAGACGCTGGCGCCGAAGCTCGTCGAGGCGCTGAAGGCGCAGAACGCCGAGGACATCATCGTGGTCTGCGGCGGCGTGATCCCGCAGCAGGACTACGACTTCCTGCGGGCGGCGGGGGTGAAGGCGATCTTCGGTCCCGGGACCAACATCCCCGAGGCGGCGGCAGGCATCCTGCGGCTGATCGAGGAAGCACGGCAGCCGAAGGCGGCGGAGTAG
- a CDS encoding NADP-dependent malic enzyme — translation MTDQKQANRQAALDYHEHPRPGKLEIRATKPLANQRDLARAYSPGVAEACLDIQADPAAAARFTARQNLVAVVTNGSAVLGLGNIGALASKPVMEGKAVLFKKFANIDCFDIEVNESDPERLAEIVTALEPTFGAINLEDIKAPDCFIVEKLCRERMNIPVFHDDQHGTAIVVGAAATNALRLTGKRFEEIKVVSTGGGAAGIACLDMLLTLGVKRENVFLCDLAGLVHEGREAEMTPQKAAYAQPGGPRVLADVIGGADLFLGLSGPNVLKPEMVAEMADAPIILALANPNPEIDPAEAREVKPDALIATGRSDYPNQVNNVLCFPFIFRGALDVGATEINDAMKVACVEGIAELARAASSAEAAAAYHGERLVFGPDYLIPKPFDPRLLAVVAGAVAKAAMESGVATRPIADLKAYKEKLDGSVYRSALIMKPVFEASRSGQRRIVFAEGEDERVLRAAHAMLEETVDAPVLIGRPDVIASRAQRNGIPLDPGAFEIVNPESDPRYRDYWETYHGIMARKGVTPDLARAIMRTNTTAIGAVMVHRGEADSLICGTFGQYLWHLNYIEQVLGSRALSPVGALSLMILESGALFIADTHVHPEPTAEEIAEIAVGAARHVRRFGLVPKVALCSHSQFGNLDTESGRRMRAALEILDARSCGFEYEGEMHSDAALDPELRARIFPGSRMEGAANVLVFANADAASGVRNILKMKAGGLEVGPILMGMGNRAHIVTSSITARGLLNIAALAGTPVASYG, via the coding sequence ATGACCGATCAGAAGCAGGCGAACCGGCAGGCGGCGCTCGACTATCATGAGCACCCCCGGCCCGGGAAGCTGGAGATCCGGGCGACCAAGCCGCTCGCCAACCAACGCGACCTCGCGCGGGCCTATTCGCCGGGCGTGGCGGAGGCCTGTCTCGACATCCAGGCGGACCCGGCGGCGGCGGCGCGCTTTACCGCACGGCAGAACCTTGTTGCGGTGGTCACCAACGGCTCGGCGGTGCTGGGCCTCGGCAATATCGGGGCGCTGGCCTCGAAGCCGGTGATGGAGGGCAAGGCGGTCCTCTTCAAGAAATTCGCCAATATCGACTGCTTCGACATCGAGGTGAACGAGAGCGATCCCGAGCGGCTGGCCGAGATCGTGACGGCGCTGGAGCCGACCTTCGGCGCGATCAACCTCGAAGACATCAAGGCGCCCGACTGCTTCATCGTGGAGAAGCTGTGCCGGGAGCGGATGAACATTCCCGTCTTCCATGACGATCAGCACGGCACCGCGATCGTGGTGGGGGCGGCGGCGACCAACGCGCTGCGGCTGACCGGCAAGCGGTTCGAGGAGATCAAGGTCGTCTCGACGGGCGGCGGTGCCGCGGGGATCGCCTGCCTCGACATGCTGCTGACGCTCGGCGTGAAGCGAGAGAACGTGTTCCTCTGCGATCTTGCGGGTCTGGTCCACGAGGGGCGGGAGGCGGAGATGACGCCGCAGAAGGCCGCCTATGCCCAGCCCGGTGGGCCGCGGGTGCTGGCCGACGTGATCGGTGGCGCGGACCTGTTCCTGGGGCTGTCGGGGCCGAACGTCCTGAAGCCCGAGATGGTGGCCGAGATGGCCGACGCGCCGATCATTCTGGCGCTCGCCAATCCGAACCCGGAGATCGATCCGGCGGAGGCGCGCGAGGTGAAGCCCGACGCGCTGATCGCCACGGGTCGGTCGGATTATCCCAACCAGGTCAACAACGTGCTGTGCTTCCCCTTCATCTTCCGCGGCGCGCTGGACGTGGGCGCGACGGAGATCAACGACGCCATGAAGGTGGCCTGCGTGGAGGGGATCGCGGAGCTGGCGCGTGCGGCCTCCAGCGCCGAGGCGGCGGCGGCCTATCATGGCGAGCGGCTCGTCTTCGGTCCCGACTACCTGATCCCGAAACCCTTCGACCCGCGTCTGCTCGCGGTGGTCGCCGGGGCGGTGGCCAAGGCGGCGATGGAGAGCGGGGTGGCCACGCGGCCCATCGCGGATCTCAAGGCCTACAAGGAGAAGCTCGACGGCTCCGTCTACCGCTCCGCCCTCATCATGAAGCCGGTCTTCGAGGCGTCGCGCAGCGGCCAGCGGCGTATCGTCTTCGCGGAAGGCGAGGACGAGCGCGTTCTGCGCGCCGCCCACGCGATGCTGGAGGAGACGGTGGACGCCCCGGTCCTGATCGGCCGGCCCGACGTGATCGCGAGCCGGGCGCAGCGCAACGGCATCCCGCTCGACCCCGGCGCGTTCGAGATCGTGAACCCGGAGAGCGATCCGCGCTATCGCGACTACTGGGAGACCTATCACGGGATCATGGCGCGCAAGGGCGTGACCCCGGACCTTGCCCGCGCGATCATGCGGACGAACACCACTGCGATCGGCGCCGTGATGGTCCATCGGGGCGAGGCGGACAGCCTGATCTGCGGGACGTTCGGGCAGTATCTCTGGCATCTCAACTATATCGAGCAGGTGCTCGGCAGTCGCGCGCTGTCGCCGGTCGGCGCGCTGAGCCTGATGATCCTGGAGAGCGGTGCGCTCTTCATCGCGGACACCCATGTGCATCCCGAGCCGACGGCGGAGGAGATCGCGGAGATCGCCGTGGGCGCGGCCCGGCACGTGCGGCGCTTCGGCCTCGTGCCCAAGGTTGCGCTCTGCTCGCATTCGCAGTTCGGCAACCTCGATACCGAGAGCGGGCGGCGGATGCGCGCGGCGCTGGAGATCCTCGACGCGCGGAGCTGCGGCTTCGAATACGAAGGCGAGATGCATTCGGACGCCGCACTCGATCCGGAGCTGCGGGCACGGATCTTCCCCGGCTCGCGGATGGAGGGGGCGGCGAACGTGCTGGTCTTCGCCAATGCCGACGCGGCCTCGGGCGTGCGAAACATTCTCAAGATGAAGGCGGGGGGCCTCGAAGTGGGGCCGATCCTGATGGGGATGGGCAACCGCGCGCATATCGTCACGAGTTCGATCACGGCGCGGGGGCTGCTGAACATCGCGGCGCTCGCCGGGACGCCGGTCGCCTCCTATGGCTGA
- a CDS encoding VOC family protein — MAHATGIGGLFFRARDPEALSAWYAARFGIDGVPWMQQAGPTVFQPFDQNTHYWPGDRQWMVNLRVDDIDTLIETLRGEGLAVETRDEWDDPKVGRFARVNDPEGNPVEMWEPAEERR, encoded by the coding sequence ATGGCACATGCGACGGGCATCGGCGGACTGTTCTTCCGGGCCCGGGATCCGGAGGCGCTGTCGGCCTGGTACGCCGCGCGCTTCGGGATCGACGGCGTGCCGTGGATGCAGCAGGCGGGGCCGACGGTCTTTCAGCCATTCGACCAGAACACTCACTACTGGCCGGGCGATCGTCAGTGGATGGTGAACCTGCGTGTCGACGATATCGACACGCTCATCGAGACATTGCGGGGCGAGGGGCTCGCGGTGGAGACGCGCGACGAATGGGACGACCCGAAGGTCGGCCGGTTCGCGCGCGTTAACGACCCGGAAGGAAATCCGGTGGAAATGTGGGAACCAGCGGAGGAGCGGAGATGA
- a CDS encoding AMP-binding protein: protein MGYAETYAAWKADPDGWWLKQAAALDWSKAPTQGYDAATNTWFADAMGNTAWNCVDRHVAAGHGERVAIIHDSPVTGTKTKITYAELQDRVARMAGVLHAQGVLKGDRVVIYMPMVPEALVAMLACARIGAVHSVVFGGFAARELAVRIDDCKPRAVIAGSCGIEPGRVVHYKPLLDEAIVLAEHKPEACLILQREAGEADLVPGRDFDLADEMSRAVPADCVPVKGSDPAYILYTSGTTGQPKGVVRPMAGHMVALHWTMKNIYGVEAGDVYWAASDVGWVVGHSYICYAPLLAGCTTIVFEGKPVGTPDAGTFWRVISEHKVKSFFTAPTAFRAIKREDPKGEEAKKYYLSGLQALFFAGERADPDTVNWAGDVLGVPVIDHWWQTETGYAIAANPFGMDALPIKVGSPSVAMPGYDVRILSPEGEEMPAGELGAVAIKLPLPPGTLPTLWDADARFRKSYLDTFPGYYETGDAGLIDADGYLFIMARTDDVINVAGHRLSTGAMEEVLAGHPDVAECAVIGAADPLKGQLPVGFLCLSKGVNRPEEEIVAECVARVRHEIGPVAAFKSAVVVDRLPKTRSGKILRAIMARIADGQDYKMPATIDDPVILEEIGSALSRIGYPAAR, encoded by the coding sequence ATGGGATACGCGGAGACCTACGCGGCGTGGAAGGCGGATCCGGACGGGTGGTGGCTGAAGCAGGCCGCCGCGCTCGACTGGTCCAAGGCGCCGACCCAGGGCTACGATGCTGCGACCAACACCTGGTTCGCCGACGCCATGGGCAACACCGCGTGGAACTGCGTCGACCGGCACGTGGCGGCGGGCCATGGCGAGCGGGTCGCGATCATCCATGATAGCCCCGTCACCGGCACGAAGACGAAGATCACCTATGCCGAGCTGCAGGACCGCGTGGCGCGGATGGCCGGGGTGCTGCACGCGCAGGGCGTGCTGAAGGGCGACCGGGTCGTCATCTACATGCCGATGGTGCCTGAGGCGCTGGTCGCGATGCTGGCCTGCGCGCGGATCGGGGCGGTGCATTCCGTCGTGTTCGGCGGCTTCGCGGCGCGCGAGCTCGCGGTGCGGATCGACGATTGCAAGCCGCGCGCGGTCATCGCGGGCTCCTGCGGGATCGAGCCGGGGCGGGTGGTGCACTACAAGCCGCTGCTCGACGAGGCGATCGTGCTGGCGGAGCACAAGCCGGAGGCCTGCCTGATCCTCCAGCGCGAGGCGGGCGAGGCCGACCTGGTGCCGGGGCGCGACTTCGATCTCGCGGACGAGATGAGCCGGGCGGTGCCTGCGGACTGCGTGCCGGTGAAGGGCTCGGACCCCGCCTATATCCTCTACACCTCCGGCACGACGGGGCAGCCCAAGGGGGTGGTGCGGCCGATGGCCGGGCACATGGTGGCGCTCCACTGGACGATGAAGAACATCTACGGCGTCGAGGCGGGCGACGTGTACTGGGCGGCCTCCGATGTCGGCTGGGTCGTGGGGCACTCCTATATCTGCTACGCGCCGCTGCTGGCCGGCTGCACGACGATCGTGTTCGAAGGCAAGCCCGTGGGCACGCCGGATGCGGGGACCTTCTGGCGCGTGATCTCCGAGCACAAGGTGAAGAGCTTCTTCACCGCACCCACCGCGTTCCGCGCGATCAAGCGGGAGGATCCGAAGGGTGAGGAGGCGAAGAAGTACTACCTCTCCGGCCTTCAGGCGCTGTTCTTCGCCGGGGAGCGGGCGGATCCGGACACGGTGAACTGGGCGGGCGACGTGCTGGGCGTGCCGGTGATCGACCACTGGTGGCAGACCGAGACGGGCTACGCCATCGCCGCCAACCCCTTCGGCATGGACGCGCTGCCGATCAAGGTGGGCTCGCCCTCCGTCGCGATGCCGGGCTATGACGTGCGCATCCTGAGCCCGGAGGGGGAGGAGATGCCGGCCGGAGAGCTTGGCGCCGTGGCGATCAAGCTGCCGCTGCCGCCGGGCACCCTGCCGACGCTGTGGGATGCGGATGCGCGGTTCCGCAAGAGCTACCTCGACACCTTCCCCGGCTACTACGAGACCGGGGATGCGGGGCTGATCGACGCAGATGGCTACCTCTTCATCATGGCGCGCACCGACGACGTCATCAACGTGGCCGGGCACCGCCTGTCCACCGGCGCGATGGAGGAGGTGCTGGCCGGTCATCCCGATGTGGCCGAGTGCGCGGTGATCGGCGCGGCCGACCCGCTGAAGGGTCAGCTTCCCGTCGGTTTTCTCTGCCTCTCCAAGGGCGTGAACCGTCCGGAGGAGGAGATCGTGGCCGAGTGCGTCGCCCGTGTCCGGCACGAGATCGGACCCGTCGCGGCCTTCAAGTCGGCGGTGGTCGTGGACCGTCTGCCGAAGACCCGGTCGGGCAAGATCCTGCGTGCGATCATGGCCCGGATCGCTGACGGGCAGGACTACAAGATGCCGGCGACCATTGACGATCCGGTGATTCTGGAGGAAATCGGCTCAGCGCTATCCCGTATTGGTTACCCGGCTGCGCGATGA
- a CDS encoding DUF4174 domain-containing protein, with product MLRLLAAITLAAAPALAQDDPLAEYLWEARPILIFADSPRDPRVVAQLAQFEAAQRDLDERDIVVILDTEEDSALRDRFHPRDFQFVLIGKDGEVKYRKPDPVPIRELVRLIDRIPLRQQEMRAQRALRGIAPSSDSSELTE from the coding sequence ATGCTCAGACTGCTTGCCGCCATCACACTCGCCGCCGCTCCGGCGCTGGCCCAGGACGACCCGCTCGCCGAATACCTCTGGGAGGCGCGGCCGATCCTGATCTTCGCCGACAGCCCGCGCGACCCGCGCGTCGTCGCCCAGCTCGCCCAGTTCGAGGCGGCACAGCGCGACCTCGACGAGCGCGACATCGTCGTCATCCTCGACACCGAGGAGGACAGCGCGCTGCGCGACCGCTTCCACCCGCGCGACTTCCAGTTCGTCCTGATCGGCAAGGATGGCGAGGTGAAGTACCGCAAGCCCGACCCGGTCCCGATCCGCGAGCTCGTCCGCCTGATCGACCGCATCCCGCTGCGCCAGCAGGAGATGCGGGCCCAGCGCGCGCTGCGCGGCATCGCCCCCTCGAGCGACAGCAGCGAGCTCACCGAATAG
- a CDS encoding aldo/keto reductase codes for MSDILTVPRTRTIGPFDVGALAYGCWRFAGTKLEDARAKVGAALEVGANLLDTAAIYGFGETGFGEAEERLGDLFAADPGLRERVVLVTKGGIVPPEPYDSRAPELIASAEASLKRLKVDVIDVFLVHRPDLLVSHEEVAGALTDLRARGVVQEVGVSNFTPAQTRALQRFLDFPMVVTQPEISVTETSALFDGTLDLAQEVGLTPMAWSPLGGGALMTGDGPVAVELDRIGGGDRAAAALAWLMAHPARPIPILGSQNPDRIRAAAAAYDIQMTRRDWYAVLEASLGHPMP; via the coding sequence GTGAGCGACATTCTGACAGTTCCGCGAACGAGGACCATCGGGCCGTTCGACGTGGGCGCGCTCGCCTATGGTTGCTGGCGCTTTGCGGGCACCAAACTGGAGGACGCGCGGGCCAAGGTGGGGGCCGCGCTGGAGGTCGGGGCGAACCTGCTCGACACGGCCGCGATCTACGGGTTTGGCGAGACCGGTTTCGGCGAGGCGGAGGAGCGGCTGGGCGATCTGTTCGCGGCCGATCCGGGCCTGCGCGAGCGGGTCGTGCTGGTGACGAAGGGCGGGATCGTACCGCCGGAGCCCTACGACAGCCGGGCGCCCGAACTGATCGCGAGTGCCGAGGCCTCATTGAAGCGGCTGAAGGTCGACGTGATCGACGTGTTCCTGGTCCACCGGCCGGACCTTCTGGTGAGCCATGAGGAGGTGGCCGGCGCGCTGACCGACCTGCGGGCGCGGGGCGTGGTGCAGGAGGTCGGGGTGTCGAACTTCACCCCGGCGCAGACGCGTGCTTTGCAGCGCTTCCTCGATTTTCCGATGGTCGTGACGCAGCCGGAGATCTCGGTGACCGAGACCTCGGCGCTGTTCGACGGCACGCTGGACCTCGCGCAGGAGGTGGGGCTGACCCCGATGGCGTGGAGCCCCCTCGGCGGTGGTGCTCTGATGACCGGGGACGGGCCGGTGGCGGTCGAGCTCGACCGGATCGGGGGCGGCGACCGGGCCGCGGCGGCGCTCGCCTGGCTGATGGCGCACCCGGCGCGGCCGATCCCGATCCTCGGCTCGCAGAACCCCGATCGTATTCGCGCCGCCGCGGCGGCTTACGACATCCAAATGACCCGCCGGGACTGGTATGCTGTCTTGGAAGCATCCCTCGGCCACCCGATGCCCTGA